From Pirellulales bacterium, a single genomic window includes:
- the flhA gene encoding flagellar biosynthesis protein FlhA, producing the protein MSSPGTNPGTGTDRVLARLTTLILPAGLVASLLVILVPMPPALMDLLLSVNIAVAVVMLLTTVYVRSPLEFSVFPSLLLATTLGRLVLNIATTRLILTRADSYGLDAAGGVVRSFGEFVAGDRIAVGLIIFLIIIVIQFVVITKGATRISEVAARFALDGMPGRQMAIDADLTAGLIDQKQAQRRRADVARQADFFGAMDGASKFVRGDAVAGIVIILVNIVGGLFVGVVESGMNVVEAASIFSKLTIGDGLVTQVPALLISLAAALLVTRSSEESDLPAQFVGQLFSRPEVLLVTAGFLGLLTFTSLPFLPLLAIAGGASALAYVLTRNRRRETEAAAVQQAAEVKKVEPRVEQYLAIDPLEIEIGIGLIRLADSKRGGDLLPRVQQVRQRVAAEIGIVLPKVRIRDNTRLDQNQYRIKLADMAVADGHIRPTQLLAIETASVLEPIPGAATPSTAFERPGVWIEAGQRRQAESQGYAVHDPTGVLTAHLSAVVHKHAEELLTRDATRHLLDELRATSPAVVDELVPGVMKLAEVQQVLHLLLREGLPIRNLGSILESLGDHASRTSDPQTLAEHARQKLSRTICTRYRDSERRLHVLALDAAIEDRIRAACENTDGGQLIRLSPVAVERLCQQIDEHLESLTREHHPPVLLVSPQIRAAVKEITSARLPHLVVLSFNEITTDTRVDCVAVVGDAVAVAA; encoded by the coding sequence GTGTCATCCCCTGGAACCAATCCAGGCACAGGCACCGACCGTGTGCTTGCGCGCCTGACCACATTGATCCTTCCGGCTGGCCTCGTTGCCAGTCTGTTGGTGATTCTCGTCCCGATGCCGCCGGCATTGATGGACCTGTTGCTGTCGGTGAACATCGCCGTGGCCGTGGTCATGCTGTTGACCACGGTATACGTCCGTTCGCCGCTTGAGTTCAGCGTTTTTCCGTCGTTATTGTTGGCAACGACTCTCGGTCGTCTGGTCCTGAATATCGCCACCACGCGCTTGATCCTGACCCGTGCCGATAGCTACGGCCTGGATGCGGCGGGGGGCGTGGTGCGATCGTTCGGCGAGTTCGTCGCCGGAGACCGGATTGCGGTCGGCCTGATCATCTTCTTGATCATCATCGTCATTCAGTTCGTGGTGATCACGAAGGGAGCGACTCGCATCAGCGAGGTTGCGGCGCGCTTCGCGCTCGACGGCATGCCAGGTCGCCAGATGGCGATCGACGCCGATCTGACCGCCGGCCTGATTGATCAGAAGCAAGCGCAGCGCCGTCGCGCCGATGTCGCGCGGCAGGCAGATTTCTTTGGCGCCATGGACGGTGCCAGCAAGTTCGTGCGCGGTGACGCCGTTGCCGGCATCGTGATCATTCTGGTCAACATCGTTGGCGGTCTTTTCGTTGGCGTCGTCGAGTCTGGCATGAATGTCGTCGAAGCCGCCTCGATTTTCAGCAAATTAACGATCGGCGATGGCCTGGTGACGCAGGTGCCGGCGCTATTGATCTCACTGGCCGCGGCTCTGCTAGTCACGCGCTCCAGCGAAGAGTCCGATTTGCCCGCCCAATTCGTGGGGCAACTGTTCTCGCGTCCCGAGGTGCTACTGGTTACGGCCGGGTTCCTGGGGTTGTTGACGTTCACGAGCTTGCCGTTTTTGCCGCTGTTGGCGATTGCCGGTGGTGCGTCAGCTTTGGCCTACGTGCTGACGCGTAATCGAAGGCGAGAGACCGAGGCCGCGGCCGTGCAGCAAGCCGCCGAGGTCAAGAAGGTGGAACCGCGTGTCGAGCAATACCTGGCGATCGACCCCCTGGAAATCGAAATCGGCATCGGCCTGATCCGGCTGGCCGACTCGAAACGAGGCGGCGATCTGCTACCGCGCGTGCAGCAAGTGCGACAACGCGTGGCCGCTGAGATCGGGATCGTGCTCCCCAAGGTAAGAATCCGTGACAATACGCGGCTCGATCAGAATCAATACCGCATCAAGCTGGCCGACATGGCCGTGGCCGACGGCCATATTCGCCCGACGCAACTTTTAGCGATCGAAACCGCGTCGGTGCTTGAACCAATCCCTGGCGCGGCCACACCAAGCACTGCTTTCGAGCGGCCAGGCGTCTGGATCGAGGCCGGACAACGCCGCCAGGCCGAGTCGCAGGGCTATGCCGTTCATGACCCGACCGGAGTGTTGACGGCACATCTCTCAGCGGTCGTTCACAAGCACGCCGAAGAACTGCTGACGCGCGACGCCACGCGTCATCTGCTGGATGAGCTGCGCGCGACTTCGCCGGCCGTGGTCGACGAGCTGGTACCGGGCGTTATGAAGCTGGCCGAGGTGCAACAAGTCCTGCACTTGCTGTTGCGAGAAGGACTACCGATTCGCAACCTGGGGTCGATTCTGGAATCGCTCGGCGATCATGCCTCGCGTACGTCCGATCCCCAAACTTTGGCCGAACATGCGCGGCAGAAGCTGTCCCGCACGATTTGCACCCGCTATCGCGACAGCGAACGCCGGCTGCACGTGCTGGCGCTCGACGCCGCGATCGAAGATCGCATTCGTGCCGCCTGTGAGAATACCGACGGCGGCCAGCTTATCCGCCTGTCGCCGGTCGCCGTCGAACGGCTGTGCCAGCAGATCGACGAACATCTTGAATCACTTACCCGCGAGCATCATCCGCCGGTGCTGCTGGTCAGCCCGCAGATTCGCGCGGCCGTCAAGGAAATCACGTCGGCCCGTTTACCGCACCTGGTCGTGCTGAGTTTCAACGAGATCACAACCGATACACGGGTCGATTGCGTTGCCGTCGTTGGTGATGCCGTCGCGGTCGCAGCTTAA
- a CDS encoding sulfotransferase, whose amino-acid sequence MMTQVPPTNAAPAKPPKKAREWMPMFWDGMNFPAWMRLLFKNRFRLGWQWWYMLPMVTAFSVFHSVYRVWQWILVGWSVKKNLNCPPLFILGHWRSGTTLLHELLVLDKRHTYPTTFECFAPNHFVITESIGTKLLAYMVPERRPMDNMAAGWHRPQEDEFALCNLGLPSPYLTIAFPNEPPQDQEYWTLEHVPPEALNRWKKIFRRFLQYIDKRTTQPQRIVLKSPPHTGRVKVLLEMFPNAKFVHIVRDPFVIFPSTVHLWKTLYSTQGMQKPRFEGLDEYVLANFTRMYERFEIDRESIPSGNFCEMRYEELVADPIGGIKQVYEKLDLGGFEEILPALQQYTAANKNYETNKYRELAPELREAIAKRWRAYIDKYGYARDMAEAGAPR is encoded by the coding sequence ATGATGACGCAAGTTCCCCCGACCAATGCCGCGCCGGCCAAGCCACCCAAAAAGGCGCGGGAATGGATGCCCATGTTCTGGGATGGGATGAATTTCCCCGCCTGGATGCGGCTGCTTTTCAAAAATCGATTTCGACTCGGCTGGCAGTGGTGGTATATGCTGCCGATGGTCACCGCATTCAGCGTGTTTCACTCGGTTTACCGAGTTTGGCAATGGATCCTGGTCGGCTGGAGCGTCAAGAAAAATCTCAATTGCCCTCCCTTGTTTATCTTGGGGCATTGGCGGTCCGGCACCACGTTGTTGCACGAGTTGCTGGTACTCGACAAGCGTCATACGTACCCGACGACGTTCGAGTGTTTCGCGCCGAACCACTTCGTCATTACCGAATCGATCGGCACGAAGTTGCTAGCGTATATGGTTCCCGAGCGCCGGCCGATGGACAACATGGCCGCCGGTTGGCATCGCCCTCAGGAAGACGAGTTCGCCCTGTGCAATCTCGGGCTGCCGTCCCCCTATCTGACAATTGCCTTCCCGAACGAGCCGCCGCAGGACCAGGAATACTGGACGCTCGAGCACGTGCCGCCCGAGGCACTGAACCGCTGGAAGAAGATATTCCGACGTTTTCTGCAATACATCGATAAACGGACGACGCAGCCTCAGCGGATCGTGCTGAAATCGCCCCCGCATACCGGCCGCGTAAAAGTGCTGCTGGAGATGTTTCCCAACGCGAAGTTCGTCCACATCGTGCGCGACCCGTTCGTGATCTTTCCCTCGACCGTACACCTGTGGAAGACACTGTATTCGACGCAAGGGATGCAGAAGCCACGCTTCGAGGGGCTGGACGAATACGTGCTGGCGAACTTCACGCGCATGTACGAGCGCTTTGAGATCGATCGCGAGTCGATCCCCTCCGGCAACTTCTGCGAGATGCGCTACGAAGAGCTTGTGGCCGACCCGATCGGCGGAATCAAGCAGGTTTACGAAAAACTCGATTTGGGAGGATTCGAAGAAATTCTTCCAGCCTTGCAGCAATACACGGCCGCGAACAAGAACTACGAGACCAACAAGTATCGCGAGCTGGCGCCCGAGCTGCGCGAGGCGATCGCGAAACGGTGGCGCGCGTATATCGATAAGTATGGCTATGCGCGCGATATGGCCGAGGCCGGCGCGCCGCGCTAA
- a CDS encoding helix-hairpin-helix domain-containing protein codes for MAPKAKPSGPQWLLRRADQAAVAGLVGVALVAMGLWWVSQGGVRGRLVEFERLPAQTARFQVDVNAAGWPELSQLPGIGEALARRIVESREQEGPFTDHQELRRVRGIGPRTLERISPYLRPMPETANVAGR; via the coding sequence ATGGCGCCTAAGGCAAAACCCTCCGGTCCCCAGTGGCTATTACGGCGTGCCGATCAGGCGGCCGTCGCAGGGCTTGTCGGCGTAGCGCTTGTTGCCATGGGACTGTGGTGGGTTTCGCAGGGAGGCGTGCGCGGCCGTTTGGTCGAATTCGAGCGTCTGCCGGCGCAAACGGCGCGATTTCAAGTCGATGTCAACGCGGCGGGCTGGCCCGAACTTTCGCAGCTTCCCGGCATTGGCGAAGCCCTGGCCCGACGCATTGTCGAATCGCGCGAGCAAGAAGGACCATTCACCGACCACCAGGAGTTGCGCCGGGTTCGCGGCATCGGTCCGCGCACGCTGGAACGCATCAGCCCCTATCTGCGTCCCATGCCGGAAACGGCGAACGTCGCGGGTCGTTAG